The following are encoded together in the Actinoplanes sp. N902-109 genome:
- a CDS encoding sialidase family protein codes for MTALLAIGTQKGLFLATSDDDRRTWQLSSAHFPGTAIYATAFDTRGPGPRLLAGVDSSHFGPTVTVSDDLGRTWQEPDHAPLAFPSDAGATVERVWQITPAGPDEPGVVYAGTQPSALWRSTDGGLTYELITGLWEHPHRSDWGAGFGGQAVHTILPHPGDSRRVLVAMSTGGVYRTGDGGKSWAPANRGIKAYFFPDPWPEYGQCVHKVARDATDPECYYAQNHHGVYRSTNGGDTWESIADALPSDFGFAMVAHPSTGGTIWSFPLTSDGQREPVDLRCRVFRSTDAGRTWQPQERGLPTGDYYPVVLRDAMCADNASPAGVYFGSRAGEVFASRDEGDTWSTVVAHLPDVLCVRAVTI; via the coding sequence ATGACCGCACTGCTTGCCATCGGCACCCAGAAGGGCCTCTTCCTGGCCACCAGCGACGACGACCGGCGGACCTGGCAGCTCAGCTCCGCGCACTTCCCGGGCACCGCCATCTATGCGACTGCGTTCGACACCAGAGGACCTGGACCGCGACTGCTCGCCGGCGTGGACAGCTCCCATTTCGGGCCCACGGTGACGGTCAGCGACGACCTCGGCCGTACGTGGCAGGAGCCCGACCACGCGCCGCTCGCGTTCCCCAGCGACGCCGGGGCGACGGTGGAGCGGGTGTGGCAGATCACCCCGGCCGGCCCGGACGAGCCGGGGGTCGTCTATGCGGGCACCCAGCCGTCGGCGCTGTGGCGGTCGACCGACGGCGGCCTCACGTACGAACTGATCACCGGGTTGTGGGAGCACCCGCACCGCTCGGACTGGGGGGCGGGCTTCGGTGGCCAGGCCGTGCACACGATCCTGCCGCACCCGGGCGACTCCCGGCGGGTGCTCGTTGCCATGTCCACCGGCGGCGTCTATCGCACCGGCGACGGCGGCAAGAGCTGGGCACCGGCCAACCGCGGCATCAAGGCCTACTTCTTCCCCGACCCCTGGCCCGAGTACGGCCAGTGCGTGCACAAGGTCGCCCGGGACGCCACCGACCCGGAGTGCTACTACGCGCAGAACCACCACGGTGTCTACCGCTCAACAAACGGGGGTGACACGTGGGAGTCCATCGCCGATGCCCTGCCCTCCGACTTCGGCTTCGCGATGGTGGCCCACCCGTCGACCGGCGGCACGATCTGGAGCTTCCCGCTGACCAGCGATGGCCAACGGGAGCCGGTCGACCTGCGCTGCCGGGTGTTCCGGTCGACCGACGCGGGCCGGACCTGGCAGCCGCAGGAGCGCGGTCTGCCCACCGGCGACTACTATCCGGTGGTCCTGCGCGACGCGATGTGCGCCGACAACGCCAGCCCGGCGGGGGTCTATTTCGGCAGCCGGGCCGGTGAGGTCTTCGCCAGCCGCGACGAGGGCGACACCTGGTCCACCGTCGTCGCGCACCTGCCTGACGTGCTGTGCGTGCGGGCGGTGACGATCTGA